One genomic window of Magnolia sinica isolate HGM2019 chromosome 3, MsV1, whole genome shotgun sequence includes the following:
- the LOC131241037 gene encoding uncharacterized acetyltransferase At3g50280-like, with amino-acid sequence MPTPAVHLISTSTVKPCFSRHYQPPQRCNLTPWDLSILSVHYIQKGLLFYRPNSSDGQEQEGLTITTIIERLKHSLSHAIAHFYPLAGRLVTEMDPSSSFIHIFIDCNDAGGEFIHAAADMTVANVLSPPDVPPIVRSFFPLTGAVNHDGHSLPLFAVQLTELIDGFFLACSFNHVVGDGSSFWHFFNSWSEISRKSIPLESDHVEITRPPVIARDFIHDVEKSPVRLHFSHPDEFIDRFSLPPLRERFFHFAAESIARLKAKANEEQKTGNKISSFQALMAHLWRSMTRARRLPDDLTTCCRYAIDNRSRLDPPLSRDYFGNCIQSKPVTATVGELLANGLGWAAWLLHDSVVSHSDATARQAYRAWIEAPFVYSLRILDAGAVVIGSSPRFDVYGVDFGWGKAVAVRSGQDNKFDGRVIAFPGREGGGSADMEICLAPEVMSALESDEDFMDAVSPTNERDTVGPTASQPTAVQLDGVL; translated from the coding sequence ATGCCTACGCCGGCCGTCCATCTCATCTCAACTTCCACCGTCAAACCATGCTTCTCACGACACTACCAACCACCGCAGCGGTGCAACCTAACGCCTTGGGATCTCTCCATCCTCTCCGTTCACTACATCCAAAAGGGCCTCCTCTTCTACAGACCTAACTCATCAGACGGCCAAGAACAAGAAGGGCTCACAATCACCACCATCATCGAACGACTCAAGCACTCCCTCTCTCACGCGATCGCTCACTTCTACCCCCTCGCCGGCCGCCTCGTGACGGAGATGGATCCCTCCTCTTCCTTCATTCACATCTTCATAGACTGCAACGACGCAGGAGGTGAGTTCATTCACGCCGCCGCTGATATGACTGTTGCTAACGTCCTCTCCCCTCCAGACGTGCCTCCCATCGTCCGTTCTTTCTTCCCTCTCACCGGAGCCGTCAATCACGACGGCCACTCCCTTCCATTGTTCGCTGTGCAGCTTACGGAGCTCATCGATGGCTTCTTTCTAGCATGCTCGTTCAACCACGTCGTTGGCGACGGCTCTTCTTTCTGGCATTTCTTCAATTCCTGGTCCGAGATCTCTAGAAAATCGATACCATTAGAAAGCGACCATGTCGAGATCACACGGCCACCAGTCATCGCACGTGACTTTATCCACGACGTCGAAAAATCTCCCGTCCGACTACATTTCTCCCACCCTGACGAATTCATCGATAGATTTTCGCTCCCACCACTCCGGGAGAGGTTCTTCCATTTCGCAGCTGAGTCGATAGCTAGGCTGAAAGCTAAGGCCAACGAAGAACAGAAGACGGGTAACAAGATCTCATCCTTCCAGGccttgatggcccacctatggaGATCGATGACGCGGGCCCGAAGATTGCCTGATGATCTGACTACATGCTGCAGGTACGCTATCGACAATAGATCGAGGTTGGATCCGCCTCTGTCACGTGACTACTTTGGTAATTGCATCCAATCCAAACCTGTGACGGCCACCGTGGGGGAGTTGCTTGCCAACGGCCTCGGATGGGCAGCGTGGTTGTTGCACGATAGCGTGGTGAGCCACAGCGACGCTACCGCGCGCCAGGCGTACCGAGCTTGGATCGAAGCGCCATTCGTTTACAGTCTTAGGATATTGGATGCTGGGGCGGTGGTGATAGGGAGCTCGCCAAGGTTTGACGTGTACGGTGTGGATTTCGGATGGGGAAAGGCTGTAGCGGTTAGGAGCGGTCAGGATAACAAGTTTGATGGGAGGGTGATAGCATTCCCTGGTAGAGAAGGGGGCGGAAGCGCTGATATGGAGATCTGTCTTGCGCCGGAGGTGATGAGCGCACTCGAGTCGGATGAAGATTTCATGGATGCCGTCTCTCCTACAAACGAAAGagacacggtgggccccacagcatcaCAACCCACAGCAGTGCAATTGGATGGCGTTCTTTGA